The Mustela erminea isolate mMusErm1 chromosome 18, mMusErm1.Pri, whole genome shotgun sequence genome has a window encoding:
- the MED31 gene encoding mediator of RNA polymerase II transcription subunit 31 isoform X1: MAAAVAMETDDAGNRLRFQLELEFVQCLANPNYLNFLAQRGYFKDKAFVNYLKYLLYWKEPEYAKYLKYPQCLHMLELLQYEHFRKELVNAQCAKFIDEQQILHWQHYSRKRMRLQQALAEQQQQNSAAGK; this comes from the exons ATGGCCGCGGCCGTCGCTATGGAGACGG ACGACGCCGGGAACCGACTTCGCTTTCAGCTGGAGCTGGAGTTCGTGCAGTGCTTAGCCAACCCCAACTACCTGAACT TTCTGGCCCAAAGAGGTTACTTCAAAGACAAAGCTTTTGTTAACTATCTTAAGTACTTGCTTTACTGGAAAGAACCAGAATATGCCAAGTATCTAAA GTACCCTCAGTGTCTGCACATGTTGGAGCTGCTCCAGTACGAGCACTTCCGCAAGGAGCTGGTGAATGCGCAGTGCGCCAAGTTCATCGACGAGCAGCAGATCCTGCACTGGCAGCACTACTCCCGGAAGCGCATGCGTCTGCAGCAGGCGCTGgctgagcagcagcagcagaacagCGCCGCGGGCAAGTGA
- the MED31 gene encoding mediator of RNA polymerase II transcription subunit 31 isoform X2: MAAAVAMETDRDPDSGRSGVSSSRRRREPTSLSAGAGVRAVLSQPQLPELYPQCLHMLELLQYEHFRKELVNAQCAKFIDEQQILHWQHYSRKRMRLQQALAEQQQQNSAAGK; encoded by the exons ATGGCCGCGGCCGTCGCTATGGAGACGG ACCGTGACCCTGACTCCGGCCGGTCTGGGGTGTCTTCCTCTAGACGACGCCGGGAACCGACTTCGCTTTCAGCTGGAGCTGGAGTTCGTGCAGTGCTTAGCCAACCCCAACTACCTGAACT GTACCCTCAGTGTCTGCACATGTTGGAGCTGCTCCAGTACGAGCACTTCCGCAAGGAGCTGGTGAATGCGCAGTGCGCCAAGTTCATCGACGAGCAGCAGATCCTGCACTGGCAGCACTACTCCCGGAAGCGCATGCGTCTGCAGCAGGCGCTGgctgagcagcagcagcagaacagCGCCGCGGGCAAGTGA
- the TXNDC17 gene encoding thioredoxin domain-containing protein 17, with protein MAGCEELSVRGFEEFSRAVERHRDKTIFAYFTGSKDAGGQSWCPDCVQAEPVVREGLKHMSEGCVFIYCQVGEKPYWKDPNNDFRKNLKVTAVPTLLKYGTPQKLVESECLQANLVEMLFSED; from the exons ATGGCTGGCTGCGAGGAGCTGAGCGTGCGCGGCTTCGAGGAGTTCAGCCGGGCAGTGGAGCGGCACCGCGACAAGACCATCTTCGCCTACTTCACCGGCTCCAAGGACGCGGGCGGGCAGAGCTGGTGCCCCGACTGCGTGCAGG CTGAACCGGTCGTTCGAGAGGGGCTGAAGCACATGAGTGAGGGCTGTGTGTTCATCTACTGCCAGGTGGGAGAAAAACCCTA ttGGAAAGATCCAAATAATGACTtcagaaaaaatctgaaagtgACGGCAGTGCCTACACTACTTAAATACGGAACA CCCCAAAAACTGGTGGAATCTGAGTGTCTTCAGGCCAACCTCGTGGAGATGTTGTTCTCCGAAGATTAA
- the LOC116576982 gene encoding collagen alpha-2(I) chain-like, which translates to MDCLLGARRPEAAAAVSFPVHPVTHTAAGARPVTGTPIAASTPEDKGTRTASVAGPVGLLLHGPETPSEPVAPSAAPAALAAVGASVTGLRPHIPEKSPEQESAIIGPQLPTAMEGPAAVGISAARLPPNKPEGPPGPRPSPMGTGILAVLGTPILVGAQASTGPPAVSLSPHRLATLLAVDSSRTGLGVLGTMGTPPAVDTSAVCLLPGKPVSIPRGPDTLAAVDSSVVPGTLVLGLLPQNLGTHPGPVSSPSPGASGTPIACLLPHNPGKPTEPASSRRDHSSSGAAGTPAATGTVAL; encoded by the coding sequence ATGGACTGTCTCCTCGGCGCCAGGAGGCCCGAGGCAGCCGCAGCTGTTTCTTTTCCCGTACACCCTGTCACCCACACCGCGGCAGGCGCGCGTCCCGTCACAGGAACCCCTATAGCTGCGAGCACCCCCGAAGACAAAGGCACCCGCACAGCCTCAGTGGCTGGTCCGGTGGGTCTCCTCCTCCATGGGCCTGAGACCCCATCGGAGCCAGTCGCCCCATCAGCAGCTCCTGCAGCCCTGGCAGCAGTGGGCGCGTCCGTCACCGGTCTCCGTCCCCACATACCTGAGAAGTCCCCAGAGCAGGAATCAGCCATCATTGGTCCACAGTTGCCCACAGCCATGGAAGGGCCAGCAGCTGTGGGCATCTCAGCAGCCCGTCTCCCTCCCAACAAGCCTGAGGGGCCGCCAGGGCCCAGACCTTCCCCCATGGGCACGGGCATCCTGGCGGTGCTGGGCACCCCCATCCTTGTGGGAGCCCAGGCGTCCACAGGTCCTCCcgctgtctccctctccccccacaggCTTGCAACACTTCTGGCAGTGGACTCCTCCAGGACAGGCCTAGGTGTGCTGGGGACCATGGGCACCCCACCAGCTGTGGACACCTCTGCAGTCTGCCTCCTTCCTGGCAAGCCGGTCTCCATCCCCAGAGGACCGGACACCCTGGCAGCTGTGGACTCCTCAGTAGTCCCAGGCACTCTGGTACTCGGTCTCCTTCCCCAAAATCTCGGGACACACCCGGGGCCTGTCTCCTCCCCGAGCCCAGGTGCTTCAGGAACCCCGATAGCCTGTCTCCTTCCCCACAACCCAGGGAAACCCACAGAGCCAGCGTCCTCCCGCAGAGACCACAGCTCCTCAGGAGCCGCAGGGACCCCTGCTGCCACAGGCACTGTGGCACTCTGA